A genomic region of Planococcus kocurii contains the following coding sequences:
- a CDS encoding toxic anion resistance protein: MTEKPSTRSELDDLLESPFGMQMKTQEQTLGEIAEERPVTLMDRLSKDEQAKARELAKQIPIGNNEAILTYGANAQNQLSQFSHKMLDHVQSKDIGPVGDVLNDLMKKLQELNPEELTQSKKSGIRKIFSKAKYSIQEMMTKYQKLSSQVDRISIQLDHSKRGLLDDVQMLEQLYDQNKTYFQALNVYIAAAEIKRDEIMSETIPALRKKAEMSQDQMVYQEVNDMVQYVDRLEKRLYDLQLSRQITIQSAPQIRMIQQTNQTLAEKIQSSIMTSIPLWKNQIAIALTLNKQLKAVEAQKQVTATTNDLLLKNSEMLKMNSIETARENERGIVEIDTLKKTQENLLETIEETLKIQSEGRRNRKAAEIEIGRMEEDLKQRLLAIHDGHESNNN, from the coding sequence ATGACAGAAAAACCTTCAACTCGAAGTGAGTTAGATGATTTATTGGAATCCCCTTTTGGTATGCAAATGAAAACGCAGGAACAAACACTTGGAGAGATAGCAGAAGAACGTCCTGTTACGTTGATGGATCGTTTATCAAAAGACGAGCAAGCGAAAGCGCGTGAGCTTGCTAAACAAATTCCTATTGGGAACAATGAAGCGATTCTTACTTATGGTGCCAATGCTCAAAACCAACTCAGCCAGTTTTCGCATAAAATGCTTGATCATGTGCAGAGCAAGGACATTGGTCCTGTCGGTGATGTGTTAAATGATTTGATGAAAAAGTTACAAGAACTGAATCCTGAAGAGTTGACACAAAGTAAAAAATCAGGAATTCGCAAGATTTTTTCAAAAGCTAAGTATTCGATCCAAGAAATGATGACGAAATACCAAAAGCTTAGTAGTCAAGTGGACCGCATCAGCATCCAACTGGATCATTCCAAACGTGGACTTCTCGATGATGTGCAAATGCTCGAACAGCTTTATGACCAAAACAAGACTTATTTCCAAGCATTAAATGTCTACATCGCTGCTGCAGAAATTAAGCGTGATGAAATTATGAGCGAAACGATTCCAGCACTACGTAAAAAAGCAGAAATGTCACAGGACCAAATGGTTTATCAAGAAGTTAATGATATGGTTCAGTATGTAGACCGTTTGGAAAAACGCCTTTATGATTTACAATTATCACGCCAAATTACCATTCAAAGCGCGCCACAGATTCGTATGATTCAACAAACCAACCAGACGCTCGCAGAGAAGATTCAGTCATCTATCATGACATCCATTCCATTATGGAAAAATCAAATCGCCATTGCTTTAACTTTAAACAAACAGTTAAAGGCTGTTGAAGCTCAAAAGCAAGTCACTGCAACTACCAATGACTTACTGTTGAAAAACTCTGAAATGCTGAAAATGAATTCAATCGAAACAGCTCGTGAAAATGAGCGCGGCATTGTTGAAATTGACACCTTGAAAAAAACACAAGAAAATCTATTAGAAACAATTGAAGAAACCTTAAAAATCCAGTCAGAAGGTCGCAGAAACCGGAAAGCTGCTGAGATTGAAATCGGTCGCATGGAAGAAGATTTAAAACAGCGATTGCTCGCCATTCATGATGGTCATGAATCAAATAACAACTGA
- a CDS encoding 5-bromo-4-chloroindolyl phosphate hydrolysis family protein: protein MKPLKPIENFIKRQSVSLPIMAVMFPVLYLGAEIGLIASGAVAAGTYIASNSTLKQVQISTDSKSLGMTRSELKNVRTQIKEGKEKIKQLQGNYYKVRSISSFKQLMDMTKIANKIILIVQQNPRKFYLAEPFFYSHLDSAIELTEKYTLLVGQPVKDQEMRIALQDTREMLLSLNKVMEQDLKRVLSSDIEKLRMELDYAQLAVDQHNNQKLLVQPESEHEGDVEDDRKTFNSK from the coding sequence ATGAAGCCCTTAAAGCCAATTGAAAATTTTATTAAGAGACAATCCGTGAGCCTGCCGATAATGGCTGTGATGTTCCCAGTCCTTTATTTAGGTGCAGAAATTGGGTTGATTGCTTCTGGAGCAGTTGCAGCCGGAACTTATATCGCTAGCAACAGCACCCTTAAGCAAGTTCAAATTTCTACGGACTCCAAAAGTCTTGGCATGACGCGCAGCGAGTTAAAAAATGTGCGAACCCAAATAAAAGAAGGCAAAGAAAAAATCAAACAGTTGCAAGGCAATTATTATAAAGTTCGTTCGATTTCTTCTTTTAAGCAGTTGATGGATATGACGAAAATTGCCAATAAAATCATACTCATCGTGCAACAAAACCCAAGGAAGTTCTATTTAGCTGAACCGTTTTTTTATTCTCATTTAGATTCAGCAATTGAATTGACAGAAAAATATACGTTGCTTGTTGGACAACCAGTTAAAGACCAAGAAATGCGCATTGCTTTGCAAGACACACGGGAAATGCTGCTATCACTTAACAAAGTAATGGAGCAGGATTTAAAACGTGTGTTGTCCAGCGACATTGAAAAATTGCGTATGGAATTAGATTATGCACAATTGGCTGTCGACCAGCATAACAATCAGAAATTACTCGTTCAGCCAGAATCTGAACATGAGGGAGACGTGGAAGATGACAGAAAAACCTTCAACTCGAAGTGA
- a CDS encoding DUF1033 family protein, translating into MHDIIYIRANFEPWWMFEGWQDQIISQQQFTLAENARNCLEELKKEFSQRFAENEQREVAFSCYWNEEEVEYCESCEEDLQIFHGLIWLFNGNPQTSF; encoded by the coding sequence ATGCATGACATTATTTACATAAGAGCAAATTTTGAACCGTGGTGGATGTTTGAGGGATGGCAAGATCAAATTATTTCGCAACAACAGTTCACTTTAGCGGAAAACGCTAGAAACTGCCTTGAAGAATTAAAAAAAGAATTCAGCCAACGATTTGCTGAAAATGAGCAAAGAGAGGTAGCTTTTTCCTGCTATTGGAATGAAGAAGAAGTAGAGTACTGTGAATCATGTGAAGAAGATTTGCAAATATTTCACGGCTTGATTTGGTTATTTAATGGGAATCCTCAAACAAGTTTTTAG
- a CDS encoding cold-shock protein, which yields MQEGTVKWFNSEKGFGFIEVEGGDDVFVHFSAIQGDGFKTLDEGQRVEFEVEEGNRGPQATNVTKA from the coding sequence ATGCAAGAAGGAACAGTAAAATGGTTTAACTCAGAAAAAGGCTTTGGTTTTATCGAAGTTGAAGGCGGAGACGATGTATTCGTACATTTCTCAGCAATTCAAGGTGACGGCTTTAAAACGCTTGACGAAGGGCAACGTGTTGAATTCGAAGTAGAAGAAGGCAACCGTGGACCACAAGCGACAAACGTAACTAAAGCATAA
- a CDS encoding cold-shock protein: MEGKVKSFDENKGIGMILGDNGEDFFFEEMNINVEGFRKLNPGQPVKFTIFEGVADKERVATNITLVF; this comes from the coding sequence ATGGAAGGCAAAGTGAAATCATTTGATGAAAATAAAGGGATCGGTATGATCCTAGGTGACAACGGGGAAGACTTTTTTTTCGAGGAAATGAATATTAACGTAGAAGGATTCCGAAAATTGAATCCAGGTCAACCAGTAAAATTCACCATTTTTGAAGGTGTAGCTGATAAAGAACGTGTAGCCACTAATATTACCTTAGTATTTTAA
- a CDS encoding YkvA family protein, with product MTNEYLKKPMPSEEKQHDFYQKLRLKVQNWVDSKPGVVGTVSGYVLFAPDLFHLLTRLMLDSRIDSKSKAAIGAGIMYFIAPIDFLPEILVGPGGFLDDVVVAVFVINTMLNKFPTEVITDHWAGDEDLLALVKKVSNSGNKYVSKLPAGRLVKRFTK from the coding sequence ATGACGAATGAGTATTTGAAAAAACCGATGCCAAGTGAAGAAAAGCAGCATGACTTTTACCAGAAGTTACGGTTAAAAGTGCAGAACTGGGTAGATAGTAAACCGGGGGTTGTCGGAACAGTGAGCGGGTATGTTTTGTTTGCTCCTGATTTGTTCCATTTGTTAACGAGGTTAATGCTAGATAGCCGAATTGATTCGAAAAGTAAAGCGGCTATTGGTGCTGGGATTATGTATTTTATCGCACCCATTGATTTCTTGCCAGAGATTCTCGTAGGACCTGGTGGATTTTTGGATGATGTTGTTGTTGCGGTATTCGTTATCAATACGATGTTAAACAAATTCCCAACAGAAGTCATTACCGACCACTGGGCAGGCGACGAAGATCTATTAGCGCTTGTTAAAAAAGTATCAAATTCAGGAAACAAATACGTTTCCAAATTACCTGCAGGTAGATTAGTAAAACGTTTCACCAAATAA
- a CDS encoding ABC-F family ATP-binding cassette domain-containing protein: MIAVNDVSLRFGDRKLFEDVNIQFNPGNCYGLIGANGAGKSTFIKILSGELEAQSGNVYMGSGERLAVLKQNHFEYEEHAVLETVIMGHKKLYEVMSEKNAIYMKEDFSDEDGMRAAELEGEFAELNGWEAESEAAILLQGLGISEDLHDKTMAELSGSDKVKVLLAQALFGKPDVLLLDEPTNHLDLKAIQWLEDFLMNFTNTVIVVSHDRHFLNKVCTNIADLDFGKIQLYVGNYDFWYESSQLATRLASDQNSKKEEKIKELQAFIARFSANASKSKQATSRKKMLDKIELDDIRPSSRKYPFVNFTVGREIGNDVLTVRDLSQTVDGKKLLNNISFNMSKEDKIVLIGDPLAKSALLRILAEEDQPETGDSRWGVTTSRAYLPLDNTSYFEGSETSLVDWLRQYSPEDESETFLRGFLGRMLFSGEEVKKKPSVLSGGEKVRCMLSKMMLSHSNVLLLDEPTNHLDLESIQALNNGMIAFKGAMVFTSHDHQFIQTVANRVIEIREDGSILDKQLGYDEYLEWKETQGIAN; this comes from the coding sequence CGCTTTGGTGATCGCAAACTATTCGAGGATGTAAATATTCAATTTAACCCTGGTAATTGCTACGGATTAATTGGTGCCAATGGTGCTGGTAAATCGACATTCATCAAAATTCTTTCTGGTGAACTTGAAGCACAGTCTGGAAATGTCTATATGGGTTCTGGTGAACGCTTAGCGGTATTAAAACAAAACCACTTTGAGTACGAAGAGCACGCTGTCCTTGAAACAGTTATTATGGGCCATAAAAAATTATATGAAGTCATGTCTGAGAAAAACGCTATTTATATGAAAGAAGATTTTTCTGACGAAGATGGCATGCGCGCAGCTGAACTTGAAGGCGAATTCGCTGAACTTAACGGATGGGAAGCAGAATCTGAAGCAGCTATTCTTTTGCAAGGACTTGGCATTTCTGAGGATCTTCACGACAAAACAATGGCTGAACTTTCAGGGTCAGATAAAGTAAAAGTGCTTTTGGCACAAGCTTTGTTTGGTAAACCAGATGTTCTATTACTGGATGAGCCAACAAACCATCTAGATTTGAAAGCTATTCAATGGCTAGAAGACTTCTTAATGAACTTCACGAACACAGTCATCGTTGTATCACATGACCGTCACTTTTTGAACAAAGTGTGCACGAATATCGCCGATCTTGATTTCGGTAAAATTCAGCTGTATGTAGGTAACTATGATTTCTGGTACGAATCAAGTCAATTAGCGACGCGTTTAGCATCAGATCAAAACTCGAAAAAAGAAGAAAAAATCAAAGAACTTCAAGCCTTTATCGCCCGCTTTTCTGCCAATGCATCTAAATCGAAGCAAGCGACATCACGGAAAAAAATGCTTGATAAAATTGAGCTGGATGATATTCGTCCGTCTTCTCGTAAATACCCGTTTGTTAACTTTACGGTCGGCCGTGAAATCGGCAACGATGTGTTGACAGTTAGAGATCTTAGTCAAACTGTAGACGGCAAGAAATTGTTAAACAACATTAGCTTTAATATGAGCAAAGAAGACAAAATTGTCTTGATTGGCGATCCACTTGCTAAATCCGCGCTTCTTCGTATTCTTGCTGAAGAAGACCAACCCGAAACAGGCGACAGCCGTTGGGGTGTGACAACGTCACGTGCTTACTTGCCACTCGACAACACATCCTACTTTGAAGGCAGCGAAACATCCTTAGTAGACTGGCTTCGTCAGTACTCACCTGAAGACGAAAGCGAAACTTTCTTGCGCGGCTTCCTTGGTAGAATGCTATTCTCCGGTGAAGAAGTGAAAAAGAAACCTTCTGTTTTATCTGGTGGCGAAAAAGTACGTTGTATGCTTTCGAAAATGATGCTTTCTCATTCTAACGTTCTATTATTAGATGAGCCAACAAACCACTTGGACCTTGAATCGATTCAAGCATTAAATAACGGCATGATTGCTTTTAAAGGCGCCATGGTCTTTACTTCTCATGATCATCAGTTTATCCAAACCGTTGCAAACCGTGTCATTGAAATCCGTGAAGACGGTTCAATTCTTGATAAGCAATTAGGCTACGATGAATATTTAGAATGGAAAGAAACGCAAGGCATTGCAAACTAA